Proteins co-encoded in one Prescottella sp. R16 genomic window:
- a CDS encoding DUF2537 domain-containing protein, translating into MPTHLPTPWATGLLVGAFAALVTIVGVVAFGTALADIHPLLAIGFNIVAVGGAAPTVWRWRWIPVWRWVVYGVGAGVVLGWIGVVLAVF; encoded by the coding sequence ATGCCCACCCACCTGCCCACCCCGTGGGCCACGGGCCTGCTCGTCGGCGCATTCGCAGCGCTCGTCACGATCGTCGGTGTCGTCGCGTTCGGGACGGCACTCGCCGACATCCACCCGTTGCTCGCGATCGGCTTCAACATCGTCGCCGTCGGCGGCGCGGCACCGACCGTGTGGCGGTGGCGCTGGATTCCGGTGTGGCGCTGGGTGGTCTACGGCGTCGGTGCGGGCGTCGTGCTCGGCTGGATCGGCGTGGTCCTCGCGGTGTTCTGA